The following proteins are encoded in a genomic region of Dyadobacter sp. UC 10:
- a CDS encoding HEPN domain-containing protein: MKTTLSHLPEDKQEELKTITQIILSKVPAEMIILFGSHARGDWVEDYQETYEYVSDFDILVITKDRRAAKGQKKWRDLDKELAANEDSTKANIIQHSVWFVNDKIERNYYFFVDIFKEGIMLFDSGNFSLSEPKDLSPEERQKKASNAFKHWFESANLFLDSGIFFIKGESLAHYNKSAFELHQATERYYSAILLVFTDYKPRTHDIEELGKQVEKLHPNFATVFPKNTAEEARLFKLLKKAYIDARYEINYKIEKVELEYLSERVKLLRDLTERICNERIAEFIKI, translated from the coding sequence ATGAAAACCACCCTCTCCCACCTCCCCGAAGACAAGCAGGAAGAATTAAAAACCATCACCCAAATCATCCTATCCAAAGTCCCTGCCGAAATGATCATCCTTTTCGGCAGTCATGCGCGTGGTGATTGGGTAGAAGATTACCAGGAAACGTATGAATATGTGAGTGATTTTGATATTCTGGTTATCACCAAAGACAGAAGGGCCGCAAAAGGACAAAAGAAATGGCGGGATTTAGATAAGGAATTGGCGGCTAACGAAGACAGTACCAAAGCCAATATTATCCAACACAGCGTTTGGTTCGTGAACGATAAGATCGAGCGGAATTACTACTTTTTTGTAGATATCTTCAAGGAAGGAATTATGCTTTTTGATTCCGGAAATTTCAGCTTATCAGAGCCGAAAGATTTGAGTCCAGAAGAAAGACAGAAAAAAGCTAGTAATGCATTTAAGCATTGGTTTGAATCTGCAAATCTTTTTTTGGACAGTGGGATATTTTTTATAAAAGGCGAAAGTTTAGCACATTACAACAAATCTGCATTCGAACTTCATCAAGCCACAGAAAGATATTATTCTGCCATTCTCCTCGTTTTTACTGATTACAAACCCCGAACACACGATATTGAGGAATTAGGAAAACAAGTCGAAAAACTTCATCCTAACTTCGCAACTGTTTTTCCAAAAAATACAGCAGAAGAAGCGCGGCTGTTTAAACTTCTCAAAAAAGCCTACATCGATGCGCGATATGAAATAAATTACAAGATCGAAAAAGTAGAATTGGAATATTTATCCGAGCGTGTAAAACTGCTGAGAGACCTGACTGAACGGATTTGTAACGAGCGGATTGCGGAATTTATCAAAATTTGA
- a CDS encoding molybdopterin cofactor-binding domain-containing protein, giving the protein MDNQTVSRRNFIKATGMTGAVLSLGFYWPTHAKTAKIVKAAEADNFGVEMNSWVHIDASGKVTIFDHRAEMGQGSYQAVPQIVAEELEVNLNEINVVFAPGDNKKYGNQVTGGSSTVRGSYKNLLKLSATAREMLIQAAATKWGVPKIECHAEGGNVIHKPSGKRMHYGELVEAASKLEAPKDVVLKKRSEYKLIGKPLRRLDTPLKTNGAAVFGLDKQIPGMLYAAVERNPRLRGKVKRFDDTATRKIPGVKQVMKVKMGVFNTYREGVAVVADSTWAAIQGKKALKVEWDDTGFEHLNTEEIYKRQAEALQTQEGLTFKKQGEPNEIIAKAAKKIDVTYETPYQYHAAMEPLNCIAHYQDDQLEIWGPIQAPEWVQDYISKEMSIPKEKVIVNMTFLGGGFGRKAFMDYPHEAAVISKEMKAPVQVVWTREDDATQGPFRPGITYRCEGVITNGEIHAFKVKMAGQNNDHWRGGKKDTPNRSTSEGFLKPYMDSIKNLAIMDVVFETPIPTMWWRSVYASTNGFAYESFLDELAVEAGKDPLDFRRAYLKEARLHKLIDKIEEVSGWKSRKKGDGFGVAITECFASTVAQVVKVSKAVNGGVKIDQVWAVMDCGWYVNPDTIKAQIEGSVVMALGAATMHEVRFKDGKAVDNNFSTYQMPRITDIPPIDIHIMDNEEDAGGVGEPGLPPFTPALTNAIFDLTGKRIRRLPFNLAGV; this is encoded by the coding sequence ATGGACAACCAGACCGTATCCAGAAGGAATTTTATAAAGGCTACCGGGATGACTGGGGCCGTGCTTTCGCTGGGCTTTTACTGGCCAACCCATGCGAAAACCGCGAAGATCGTCAAGGCGGCCGAAGCAGACAATTTCGGTGTGGAAATGAATTCCTGGGTACATATAGATGCATCGGGCAAGGTCACCATTTTCGACCACCGCGCCGAAATGGGGCAGGGCTCTTACCAGGCCGTTCCGCAGATCGTCGCCGAGGAGCTGGAAGTGAATCTGAATGAAATCAATGTCGTCTTTGCCCCGGGCGATAATAAAAAATACGGCAACCAGGTAACCGGCGGAAGCTCTACCGTTCGCGGTTCGTATAAGAACTTATTGAAACTAAGCGCTACTGCGCGTGAAATGCTTATTCAGGCAGCCGCAACGAAATGGGGCGTACCCAAAATTGAATGCCATGCCGAGGGCGGGAACGTCATTCACAAACCATCGGGCAAGCGGATGCATTATGGTGAGCTGGTGGAAGCAGCGTCTAAATTGGAAGCGCCGAAGGATGTCGTGCTTAAAAAACGTTCGGAATATAAGCTGATCGGCAAGCCATTGCGCCGGCTGGATACGCCTTTGAAAACCAATGGAGCCGCGGTTTTTGGATTGGATAAACAGATTCCCGGAATGCTGTACGCGGCGGTGGAAAGAAATCCGAGGCTGCGTGGCAAAGTGAAGCGCTTTGATGACACGGCTACCCGGAAAATACCCGGTGTGAAGCAGGTTATGAAGGTTAAAATGGGCGTTTTTAACACCTATCGTGAAGGCGTTGCCGTGGTGGCGGATTCTACCTGGGCTGCGATTCAGGGTAAGAAGGCTTTGAAAGTGGAGTGGGACGATACCGGTTTTGAGCATTTGAATACCGAAGAAATTTACAAAAGGCAGGCTGAGGCATTGCAGACGCAGGAAGGGTTAACATTCAAAAAGCAGGGTGAACCGAACGAAATCATCGCCAAGGCGGCGAAGAAAATTGACGTTACCTACGAAACACCCTACCAATACCACGCTGCCATGGAGCCTCTGAACTGTATTGCGCATTACCAGGACGATCAGCTCGAAATATGGGGGCCGATACAGGCGCCGGAATGGGTGCAGGACTATATAAGCAAGGAAATGTCGATTCCCAAAGAAAAGGTGATTGTGAATATGACCTTTTTGGGCGGAGGCTTTGGTCGGAAAGCCTTCATGGATTATCCGCACGAAGCCGCCGTGATCTCGAAAGAAATGAAAGCGCCGGTGCAGGTAGTCTGGACGCGGGAGGATGATGCCACACAAGGACCATTCCGTCCGGGCATTACTTATCGCTGTGAAGGCGTGATCACCAATGGTGAAATCCACGCATTCAAGGTGAAGATGGCCGGACAAAATAACGATCACTGGCGCGGAGGCAAGAAGGATACGCCCAACCGCAGCACCTCGGAAGGTTTTTTGAAGCCTTATATGGATTCGATTAAAAACCTGGCGATCATGGATGTGGTATTCGAAACGCCGATCCCGACGATGTGGTGGCGGTCGGTGTACGCTTCGACAAATGGTTTTGCCTACGAAAGTTTTCTGGACGAACTCGCCGTGGAGGCCGGAAAAGACCCGCTTGATTTTCGTCGTGCATACCTGAAAGAAGCGCGTTTGCACAAGCTGATCGACAAAATAGAAGAAGTATCAGGCTGGAAAAGCCGGAAAAAGGGTGATGGTTTTGGTGTGGCGATTACTGAGTGTTTTGCCAGCACAGTTGCCCAGGTCGTCAAAGTATCGAAGGCGGTGAATGGCGGTGTGAAGATAGATCAGGTTTGGGCAGTGATGGATTGTGGCTGGTATGTAAATCCGGATACGATCAAGGCGCAAATTGAAGGTTCGGTGGTAATGGCGCTGGGTGCCGCTACGATGCACGAGGTCAGATTCAAAGACGGTAAGGCGGTGGATAACAATTTCAGCACCTATCAGATGCCGCGGATTACCGACATTCCGCCAATCGACATACACATTATGGACAACGAAGAAGATGCCGGCGGCGTCGGTGAACCCGGCCTGCCACCTTTCACCCCCGCGCTAACCAATGCAATTTTTGATTTGACAGGGAAAAGGATCAGACGGCTGCCGTTTAATTTGGCGGGTGTTTAA
- a CDS encoding flavodoxin — MKVKYIAWISSLILIVGMSCTSGEQPRVGDELPSDGASKKILIVYLSRTNNTKAVAEMIQAQMGGKLVALELANPYPADYRTTVDQVAQENASGFLPPLATKIDSIDQYDLIFLGFPTWGMQLPPPIKSFLAQYNLAGKTIAPFNTNAGYGIGSTFEQVKTLASRSVVLEGFSTRGGIERDGVLFVMEGGREVKVRGEVAAWLGKLRVK; from the coding sequence ATGAAAGTCAAATACATAGCCTGGATATCTTCCTTAATACTGATTGTTGGAATGAGCTGCACTTCCGGTGAGCAGCCGCGCGTCGGGGACGAATTGCCTTCCGACGGCGCGTCCAAAAAGATACTGATCGTCTATTTGTCGCGCACCAACAATACCAAGGCAGTCGCCGAAATGATCCAGGCACAAATGGGAGGCAAGCTGGTGGCCCTGGAACTTGCGAACCCATACCCGGCCGATTACAGGACGACCGTCGATCAGGTCGCCCAGGAAAATGCATCCGGTTTCCTGCCCCCGCTAGCCACCAAAATTGACAGTATCGATCAGTACGACCTTATTTTCCTCGGTTTCCCGACCTGGGGCATGCAGCTCCCACCCCCGATCAAAAGTTTTCTCGCGCAATACAATCTCGCCGGAAAAACCATCGCCCCATTCAATACCAACGCCGGCTACGGGATTGGAAGCACATTCGAACAGGTCAAAACCCTGGCCTCCAGGAGTGTGGTGCTGGAAGGTTTCTCGACGCGTGGCGGGATTGAGCGGGATGGTGTTTTGTTTGTAATGGAAGGAGGCAGGGAGGTTAAAGTCCGTGGGGAGGTGGCAGCCTGGTTGGGGAAGCTGAGGGTGAAGTAG
- a CDS encoding DUF4145 domain-containing protein gives MKYIQPQVFIKSFTCPHCGAIAKQDWWWRWWNSTQTAHPKESHPLRVGTCQHCDNVTLWVEDKMYFPDFGHAPIPNPDMPESVLKLYIEASSISSKSPRGSAALLRLSIQVLCKELGEEGKNINTDVGNLVKKGLPLIVQQSLDIVRVTGNDAVHPGQIDTDNPETVGQLFDLVNIIVEYMIALPKKVSGIYNSLPADKVKGINDRDAKSRI, from the coding sequence ATGAAATATATTCAACCACAAGTTTTCATTAAGTCATTTACCTGCCCCCATTGCGGTGCAATTGCCAAACAAGATTGGTGGTGGAGATGGTGGAATAGTACCCAAACCGCACATCCCAAAGAAAGTCATCCTCTAAGGGTCGGTACATGCCAACATTGCGATAATGTAACACTCTGGGTTGAAGATAAAATGTATTTCCCAGATTTCGGGCATGCCCCGATTCCCAACCCTGACATGCCTGAATCAGTTTTAAAACTTTATATAGAAGCATCATCCATTAGCTCGAAATCACCAAGAGGATCTGCCGCCCTACTTCGACTTTCAATCCAAGTTTTGTGTAAGGAACTTGGTGAAGAGGGTAAAAATATTAATACTGATGTTGGCAACCTCGTAAAGAAAGGACTTCCTCTTATTGTGCAACAATCTTTGGACATTGTCAGGGTAACAGGAAATGATGCAGTTCATCCTGGCCAGATTGATACAGATAATCCAGAAACAGTTGGGCAGTTGTTTGATCTGGTAAATATTATAGTTGAATATATGATCGCCCTTCCCAAAAAAGTAAGCGGAATTTACAATAGTTTACCCGCAGACAAAGTAAAAGGAATAAATGACAGGGATGCAAAATCAAGGATTTGA
- a CDS encoding nuclear transport factor 2 family protein: protein MKATVNPEILNKRLAVLIMGLLLISLEGAFSQAPNANSSDQAEQRITTLSKDKWRWMADKKVDSLAALFDEKAMFVHMGGSWGKNRELDVIKSGEIWYKKAEVYNVTVNIIGNTAIVLNDIDLLAVVGANEVTNPFMVTEVYIMENGKWKMGSLTFSRLLRPVKMK from the coding sequence ATGAAAGCAACTGTCAATCCCGAAATTCTAAACAAACGTCTGGCTGTTCTCATCATGGGACTGCTGTTAATCAGTTTAGAAGGAGCTTTTTCGCAAGCTCCCAACGCAAACTCTTCCGATCAAGCCGAGCAACGAATCACGACGCTCTCCAAAGACAAATGGCGCTGGATGGCTGACAAGAAAGTCGACTCTCTGGCAGCGCTCTTCGATGAAAAAGCCATGTTCGTTCACATGGGCGGAAGCTGGGGGAAAAACAGAGAGCTGGATGTGATCAAAAGCGGAGAAATCTGGTATAAAAAAGCAGAGGTTTATAATGTGACTGTCAATATCATTGGCAATACGGCGATTGTCTTAAATGATATCGATTTACTAGCAGTGGTGGGAGCCAATGAAGTCACTAATCCATTTATGGTAACCGAGGTCTACATTATGGAAAATGGGAAATGGAAAATGGGATCACTCACGTTTTCTCGTCTGCTGCGGCCGGTTAAAATGAAGTGA
- a CDS encoding aldo/keto reductase, giving the protein MKKRQLGNSGLEVSALGLGCMGLSFGYGPATDTKDGIALIRAAFERGVTFFDTAEAYGPFTNEELLGEALAPFRNEVVIATKFGFEGGDSKAGLNSKPENIRAFVEASLKRLRTDRIDLLYQHRVDPEVPIEDVAGTVKDLIRSGKVKYFGLSEAGVQTIRRAHAVQPVAALQSEYSLWFRETEDEIIPTLEELGIGFVPFSPLGKGFLTGKIDENTTFDKNDFRNIVPRFTAEARKANQAMVNLLGRIASEKEGTPAQIALAWLLAQKPWIVPIPGTTKLHRLEENLSVAAIELNPQDLAEIKEAASQITVEGARYPEALQNRVGK; this is encoded by the coding sequence ATGAAAAAAAGACAATTAGGAAATAGCGGTCTTGAAGTTTCGGCTCTTGGCTTGGGTTGCATGGGATTAAGCTTCGGTTACGGTCCGGCAACAGATACCAAAGACGGCATTGCATTGATCAGGGCGGCCTTCGAACGGGGCGTCACTTTTTTTGACACGGCCGAAGCTTACGGACCATTTACAAATGAAGAATTACTGGGCGAAGCGCTGGCGCCTTTTCGGAACGAAGTGGTGATCGCTACCAAATTTGGCTTTGAGGGCGGTGACTCGAAGGCTGGCCTGAACAGCAAGCCGGAAAACATCCGAGCGTTCGTGGAAGCTTCGCTCAAACGCCTGAGAACCGATCGCATCGACCTCTTATACCAGCACCGCGTCGATCCCGAAGTACCGATCGAGGATGTTGCAGGAACCGTGAAAGACCTGATCCGGAGCGGAAAAGTAAAGTATTTCGGCCTTTCGGAGGCAGGGGTACAGACGATCCGCAGGGCGCATGCCGTGCAACCTGTGGCGGCATTGCAAAGTGAATATTCACTCTGGTTTCGCGAAACGGAAGATGAGATTATCCCTACTTTGGAAGAGCTCGGCATTGGCTTTGTACCATTCAGTCCACTGGGTAAAGGTTTTCTGACGGGTAAGATCGACGAAAACACGACATTTGACAAAAACGATTTCAGGAACATCGTCCCCCGGTTTACTGCCGAAGCGCGAAAGGCAAACCAGGCCATGGTAAATTTGTTAGGCAGAATTGCCAGTGAAAAAGAGGGTACACCCGCACAGATTGCCCTCGCCTGGCTGCTGGCTCAAAAGCCCTGGATCGTGCCTATTCCCGGAACAACCAAACTGCACCGGCTGGAAGAAAATCTGAGTGTCGCGGCAATTGAATTAAATCCGCAGGATTTAGCAGAGATTAAGGAAGCAGCTTCGCAAATCACGGTTGAAGGAGCCCGTTACCCCGAGGCACTGCAAAACAGGGTAGGGAAATGA
- a CDS encoding PDDEXK-like family protein: MTKKFNQYLGKAGHLAIMSEFLMLGWNVAIPEVDIGDDIFVVQDDNGTLRRVQVKTSTSTSRKDSFSGQFNVSLKNLQNVSNIPVHYVFIVRHNDEWSKPVIIRQDYLLNHFENDKVGSEAKGNITFYFSFTKGKAECSGHDFSKYIKDYTDFPRIEH, encoded by the coding sequence GTGACAAAAAAATTTAATCAATATCTTGGAAAGGCCGGGCACCTGGCAATTATGTCTGAGTTTTTGATGCTCGGATGGAATGTCGCTATTCCCGAGGTTGATATCGGAGATGACATATTCGTGGTTCAGGACGACAATGGTACATTAAGGCGAGTACAGGTCAAAACGTCAACTTCTACCTCACGAAAAGATAGTTTCAGCGGCCAGTTCAATGTGTCTCTCAAAAATCTTCAGAACGTTTCTAATATTCCGGTCCATTATGTTTTCATTGTCAGGCATAATGATGAATGGTCGAAGCCAGTGATCATTAGACAGGACTATTTACTCAACCATTTTGAAAACGATAAAGTAGGTTCCGAAGCAAAGGGAAACATTACGTTTTATTTTTCTTTCACAAAAGGGAAGGCGGAATGCTCAGGTCATGATTTCAGTAAGTATATAAAGGATTATACGGATTTTCCTAGAATAGAGCATTGA
- a CDS encoding DUF2200 domain-containing protein: MTTTPEHDERIAKMTFSSVYPHYVTKVERKGRTTAELHQVIEWLTGFDSKKLEHLIDEKVTFETFFKRANLNPNANLITGLICGYRIEDIENELTRQARYLDKLVDELAKGRKMEKILRKG, translated from the coding sequence ATGACGACAACGCCCGAACACGATGAGCGAATCGCGAAAATGACCTTCTCATCGGTGTATCCGCACTATGTTACCAAAGTCGAGCGCAAAGGCAGGACAACAGCAGAATTGCATCAGGTAATCGAATGGCTGACCGGCTTCGACAGCAAAAAACTGGAACACCTGATTGATGAGAAGGTCACTTTTGAAACATTTTTTAAAAGAGCAAATCTGAACCCCAATGCAAACCTGATCACCGGGCTCATTTGCGGCTATCGTATCGAGGACATTGAGAACGAACTAACCAGGCAGGCAAGGTACCTGGACAAACTGGTCGACGAATTAGCAAAAGGCAGGAAGATGGAAAAGATCCTGCGGAAGGGTTGA
- a CDS encoding (2Fe-2S)-binding protein, giving the protein MAKITLNINNKDYPLEADPQMPLLWAIRDLAGLKGTKYGCGVAQCGACVVHLNGEAVRSCVTKVSRAVDKKVVTIEGLSETNSHPVQKAWQEIDVPQCGYCHSGQIMSAAVLLREKPDPTDEDIDDAMAGNICRCGTYLRIRKAIHLAAEMQKKTANG; this is encoded by the coding sequence ATGGCGAAAATCACACTGAATATCAACAACAAAGACTATCCGCTGGAAGCGGATCCGCAAATGCCCCTGCTGTGGGCGATCCGCGATCTGGCAGGGCTAAAAGGCACCAAATATGGCTGCGGCGTGGCGCAATGCGGCGCTTGCGTGGTACACCTGAACGGCGAGGCGGTTCGCTCCTGCGTGACGAAGGTCAGCCGGGCGGTGGATAAGAAAGTGGTAACGATTGAAGGCTTATCCGAGACGAACTCGCATCCGGTGCAAAAAGCCTGGCAGGAGATCGACGTGCCGCAATGCGGGTATTGTCACTCCGGGCAGATTATGTCGGCTGCCGTTTTGCTCCGCGAAAAACCCGACCCGACCGACGAGGACATCGACGATGCGATGGCGGGGAACATTTGCCGCTGCGGGACTTATCTCCGCATTCGCAAAGCGATCCACCTGGCCGCTGAAATGCAGAAGAAAACTGCAAATGGTTAA
- a CDS encoding BspA family leucine-rich repeat surface protein produces MLKTLLVSKTNYVFFSVNGLLRLAVLLCIIILAATTSYAQQPFITTWKTDNTGTSNSTSITIPTTGAGYNYEVDWNNDGVYDQSGITGNVTHNFGVAGIYTVRIRGSFPRILLGDYPTDRLKLLDVAQWGDIAWTSMNLAFGGCANLNISATDLPDLSGVTDMTSMFQNCTVLNGPANIGNWNTANVTHMERMFAGTKAFNQPIGNWNTGNVSDMGFMFEEASAFNQPIDNWNTASLIIMEHMFFGATSFNQPIGSWNTANVTTMGSLFCEATNFNQPIGNWNTAKVINMEGMFFKATAFNQPIGNWNTASAVTFDYMFCEAAAFNQPIGNWNTVKVTRMVNMFQAASAFNQPIGNWNTSVVNHFEGMFADATAFNQSLAGWLVRPFFEMTDMLNNCGMDCENYSATLNGWNSNPGTRSNLSLGAAGRLYGTNAVAARTNLMTTKGWIFTGDAASGTFCPSPFITTWKTDNIGDSNGTSITIPTTGVGYNYEVDWNNDGIYDQAGITGDVTHDFGVAGTYTIRIRGTFPQIYFRGFGDKEKLLDVAQWGDIAWASMGGAFSGCSNLNISATDVPNLSGVTDMAAMFQGCTTLDGPANIGDWNTSNVQYMDVLFSGATAFNRPIGNWNISNVRSMFSMFEQTEAFNQPIGSWNTANVTDMAGMFFEAAGFNQPIGGWNTANVRDMGNMFNDATTFNQYLGAWSLESLVSLEGMLTNSGLDCDHYSATLIGWNANPNTPNNLILDASGRLFGTNAIAARDHLDVAKGWIFTGDGFSGTECSALPVTLISFTGKSQGNGVLLTWETTSETNNAGFEIEKSADARTFEKIGFVDGAGDSQARKTYNFRDINPLPTAYYRLKQLDYAADGSDGKFEYSRIISVKQPREEIVIYPNPATHNLYVKGLNSEQKLIIRNTKGQVVHKQRWSVGNAVKVDHLPSGPYFLSVGDQTKKVIVGKQNP; encoded by the coding sequence TCGAACAGCACCTCCATTACCATTCCGACAACAGGTGCGGGCTACAATTATGAGGTGGACTGGAACAATGACGGCGTCTATGACCAGTCAGGCATTACAGGCAATGTCACCCATAATTTTGGGGTAGCGGGCATCTATACCGTCCGCATCAGAGGGTCTTTCCCAAGGATACTTTTGGGCGATTATCCGACGGATAGACTAAAACTGCTTGATGTCGCGCAATGGGGTGATATAGCCTGGACAAGTATGAACCTTGCCTTTGGGGGTTGCGCCAATCTGAACATCAGCGCAACCGACTTGCCCGATCTGTCCGGTGTAACAGATATGACAAGCATGTTTCAGAACTGCACTGTTCTGAATGGACCGGCCAACATAGGGAACTGGAACACGGCCAATGTGACCCACATGGAACGCATGTTCGCCGGAACCAAGGCGTTTAACCAGCCAATCGGAAATTGGAACACTGGGAACGTGTCCGACATGGGCTTTATGTTTGAGGAAGCCTCCGCCTTTAACCAACCTATCGATAACTGGAACACCGCCAGTCTGATCATTATGGAACACATGTTTTTCGGGGCCACCTCCTTTAATCAGCCTATTGGTAGCTGGAATACAGCCAATGTTACTACCATGGGCTCCTTATTCTGTGAGGCCACTAACTTCAACCAGCCCATCGGTAACTGGAATACCGCGAAAGTGATCAATATGGAAGGCATGTTTTTCAAGGCCACTGCCTTTAATCAACCCATCGGTAACTGGAACACAGCCAGTGCTGTCACTTTTGACTATATGTTCTGTGAGGCCGCCGCTTTTAACCAGCCCATAGGTAACTGGAACACGGTGAAAGTGACCCGTATGGTCAACATGTTCCAGGCAGCCTCCGCCTTCAATCAACCTATCGGAAACTGGAACACCTCCGTTGTGAATCATTTTGAAGGCATGTTTGCTGACGCCACGGCTTTTAATCAATCCTTAGCTGGGTGGTTAGTACGCCCGTTTTTTGAAATGACCGATATGCTGAATAATTGTGGTATGGATTGCGAAAATTACAGCGCCACCCTCAACGGCTGGAACTCCAACCCCGGCACGCGCAGCAATCTCTCGCTCGGTGCCGCAGGCCGGTTATACGGAACCAATGCCGTAGCTGCCCGCACCAACCTCATGACCACAAAAGGCTGGATTTTCACCGGTGACGCCGCCTCGGGCACCTTCTGCCCCTCACCCTTCATTACCACCTGGAAAACCGACAACATCGGAGATTCCAACGGCACATCCATTACTATCCCGACAACAGGCGTCGGCTACAATTACGAGGTGGATTGGAATAATGACGGCATTTATGACCAGGCCGGCATCACTGGCGATGTCACGCATGATTTTGGAGTGGCTGGCACCTACACCATTCGAATCCGTGGTACTTTTCCCCAGATATATTTTCGTGGTTTCGGAGACAAAGAAAAACTACTTGATGTAGCGCAATGGGGAGACATAGCCTGGGCCTCCATGGGTGGCGCATTTTCGGGTTGTTCTAATCTGAATATCAGCGCCACCGACGTGCCTAACCTGTCCGGCGTGACTGATATGGCCGCCATGTTTCAGGGATGCACTACACTGGATGGCCCGGCTAACATAGGCGATTGGAACACCTCCAATGTGCAATATATGGACGTGCTGTTCAGCGGCGCCACCGCTTTCAACCGACCCATTGGTAACTGGAACATATCCAATGTGCGTAGCATGTTCTCCATGTTTGAACAAACCGAAGCCTTCAACCAACCAATAGGTAGCTGGAATACGGCAAATGTGACCGATATGGCAGGCATGTTTTTCGAAGCTGCTGGTTTTAATCAGCCCATCGGTGGCTGGAACACCGCTAATGTGCGGGATATGGGAAACATGTTTAATGATGCTACTACTTTTAACCAGTACCTGGGCGCATGGTCACTTGAATCATTAGTTTCGCTGGAAGGGATGTTGACCAATTCCGGTTTGGATTGCGACCATTACAGTGCTACACTGATCGGCTGGAACGCGAATCCCAACACGCCTAACAACCTCATATTAGATGCCAGTGGCCGACTATTTGGGACCAATGCCATAGCCGCGCGCGACCACCTGGATGTGGCAAAAGGCTGGATATTCACTGGCGACGGCTTTTCTGGAACAGAATGCTCCGCGCTGCCGGTAACACTGATCTCATTCACCGGCAAATCGCAGGGAAACGGCGTGCTGCTAACCTGGGAAACTACCTCTGAAACAAATAATGCAGGATTCGAAATCGAAAAGAGTGCCGATGCGAGGACATTCGAAAAAATTGGTTTTGTAGATGGAGCCGGAGATTCCCAGGCTAGGAAGACATATAATTTCAGGGATATTAACCCCCTACCCACTGCTTACTACCGGCTCAAACAACTCGATTATGCGGCGGACGGTTCGGACGGTAAATTTGAATATTCAAGAATCATTTCGGTAAAACAACCGCGAGAAGAAATTGTGATTTATCCAAATCCGGCCACTCACAACCTGTATGTAAAGGGTCTGAATAGTGAGCAGAAGTTGATCATTCGGAATACAAAAGGCCAGGTCGTCCACAAGCAGCGATGGTCGGTTGGCAACGCCGTAAAAGTGGATCATTTGCCCAGCGGCCCGTATTTCCTGTCGGTTGGCGATCAGACAAAAAAGGTTATTGTGGGTAAGCAAAACCCGTAA